Proteins encoded by one window of Arachis hypogaea cultivar Tifrunner chromosome 1, arahy.Tifrunner.gnm2.J5K5, whole genome shotgun sequence:
- the LOC112703596 gene encoding probable protein phosphatase 2C 41, which produces MVLFQSFVNELARSVSIKKEKKCQKDDDGRRAVKEMAKAAKKNGLLLKSCGVVKSTKANSFASVFTNKGQKGVNQDRVLVWEEFGCQGDMMLCGIFDGHGLWGHLVAKRVRKLVPAFLLCNWQKSVAATSSLHLDFKMESDEYIHGFDLWKQSYLKSYAAIDQDLKQHTGIDSFRSGTTALTIIKQGNYLITANLGDSRAVLATTSEDGKLIPIQLTTDLKPNLPEEANRIMESGGEVYCMEDEKGVYRAWMPNGRSPGFAISRAFGDHCMKDFGLISVPEVTHTKLTKRDQFVILASDGVWDVMSNEEAVKIVYSSGGERAAERVVKRAIHEWKRKRSSIAMDDMSVICLFFHSHSLSSASSH; this is translated from the exons ATGGTTCTTTTCCAATCGTTTGTGAATGAGTTGGCACGAAGTGTGTCCATCAAGAAAGAGAAGAAGTGTCAGAAAGATGATGATGGAAGAAGAGCTGTGAAAGAAATGGCAAAGGCAGCAAAGAAGAATGGTTTGTTATTGAAATCATGTGGAGTTGTAAAGTCCACAAAGGCCAACAGCTTTGCTTCTGTGTTCACAAATAAGGGCCAGAAAGGAGTCAATCAAGATCGTGTCCTTGTTTGGGAG GAATTTGGTTGCCAAGGGGACATGATGTTATGTGGAATTTTTGATGGACATGGCCTTTGGGGACACTTAGTAGCCAAGAGGGTGAGGAAACTAGTACCAGCTTTTCTGCTATGCAATTGGCAAAAAAGTGTGGCTGCAACATCATCACTTCACTTGGATTTTAAGATGGAATCAGATGAATATATTCATGGATTTGATTTGTGGAAGCAATCCTACTTAAAGTCTTATGCTGCCATTGATCAAGATCTAAAGCAGCACACTGGGATTGATTCCTTTCGAAGTGGTACTACAGCTTTGACAATTATCAAACAG ggAAATTATCTGATTACAGCAAATCTAGGTGATTCTAGAGCTGTGTTGGCAACAACTTCAGAGGATGGAAAATTGATTCCAATTCAGCTAACAACAGACTTGAAACCAAATTTACCAG AGGAAGCGAATCGCATAATGGAATCAGGAGGGGAAGTGTATTGTATGGAAGATGAAAAAGGAGTGTACAGAGCATGGATGCCTAATGGTAGATCACCAGGGTTTGCAATTTCAAGAGCTTTTGGTGACCATTGCATGAAGGACTTCGGATTAATATCTGTCCCAGAAGTCACACACACAAAACTCACCAAAAGGGATCAATTTGTAATATTGGCTTCAGATGGG GTATGGGATGTTATGTCAAATGAGGAAGCAGTGAAGATTGTGTATTCTTCAGGGGGAGAAAGAGCAGCAGAAAGGGTAGTGAAACGTGCAATCCATGAATGGAAACGCAAGAGAAGTAGCATTGCTATGGATGATATGTCTGTCATTTGCCTCTTCTTTCATTCTCACTCTCTCTCATCAGCTTCCTCCCACTAA
- the LOC112703606 gene encoding uncharacterized protein isoform X1: MHPETDQWPATRSPFQLSTVHVTSSTIHSLSLRAFHARSLFYLYTSHKQRIFRYEFLHSMAPSLNLPRHCVKELNDESDFEALASPDGYISICGFGSLLSEKSARSTFPDLINFRIAKLTGFRRVFTIVGGFFFTHGIANIKTQEVAALSVEPCEGETIIVTVFEIKKTEIPAYIEREREYRFLAVFPESLDGEPFANPAVLCASYTDEEFFKFRCKESKEVYFQQYGEYEVHKIWRDDVLPCRVYLRHCVLAAKSLGDEAYNNFLDHTYLSDRETSIRKYFERVGSSIMDEEPPQSLKTRYGG, translated from the exons ATGCATCCGGAAACGGATCAATGGCCCGCCACCAGATCACCTTTCCAACTGTCTACTGTCCACGTCACATCCTCAACCATACACTCGCTCAGTTTACGCGCGTTTCATGCACGCTcgctcttctatttatacacgaGTCACAAGCAGCGCATTTTCAGGTACGAATTCCTTCACTCGATGGCTCCGTCGTTGAATCTCCCACGCCACTGCGTTAAGGAACTCAATGACGAGTCCGATTTCGAAGCGTTAGCTTCACCGGACGGTTACATCTCCATATGCGGCTTCGGTTCTCTCCTCTCCG AGAAAAGTGCCAGAAGCACGTTCCCTGACCTTATTAACTTCAGGATAGCCAAGTTAACTGGCTTCCGCCGTGTCTTCACGATTGTCGGAGGTTTCTTCTTCACTCACGGCATTGCCAATATCAAAACTCAG GAAGTTGCAGCACTCTCCGTGGAGCCTTGTGAAGGCGAAACAATTATTGTCACTGTTTTTGAGATTAAAAAAACAGAG ATACCAGCTTATATAGAAAGAGAAAGGGAATATCGATTTTTGGCT GTTTTTCCTGAATCACTGGATGGGGAGCCTTTTGCCAATCCAGCA GTCCTTTGTGCCTCTTACACCGATGAGGAATTCTTTAAATTTAGATGCAAAG AGAGCAAGGAAGTATACTTTCAACAATATGGAGAATATGAAGTCCACAAAATTTGGCGGGATGATGTTTTACCATGCCGTGTTTATCTTCGTCACTG CGTGCTGGCAGCAAAAAGCCTTGGTGATGAAGCATACAATAATTTTCTGGACCACACGTACCTGTCAGACCGTGAAACAAGCATACGCAAGTACTTTGAAAGAGTAGGTTCAAGCATCATGGATGAAGAGCCTCCTCAGTCTTTGAAAACTCGTTACGGTGGTTGA
- the LOC112703606 gene encoding uncharacterized protein isoform X2 codes for MHPETDQWPATRSPFQLSTVHVTSSTIHSLSLRAFHARSLFYLYTSHKQRIFRYEFLHSMAPSLNLPRHCVKELNDESDFEALASPDGYISICGFGSLLSEKSARSTFPDLINFRIAKLTGFRRVFTIVGGFFFTHGIANIKTQIPAYIEREREYRFLAVFPESLDGEPFANPAVLCASYTDEEFFKFRCKESKEVYFQQYGEYEVHKIWRDDVLPCRVYLRHCVLAAKSLGDEAYNNFLDHTYLSDRETSIRKYFERVGSSIMDEEPPQSLKTRYGG; via the exons ATGCATCCGGAAACGGATCAATGGCCCGCCACCAGATCACCTTTCCAACTGTCTACTGTCCACGTCACATCCTCAACCATACACTCGCTCAGTTTACGCGCGTTTCATGCACGCTcgctcttctatttatacacgaGTCACAAGCAGCGCATTTTCAGGTACGAATTCCTTCACTCGATGGCTCCGTCGTTGAATCTCCCACGCCACTGCGTTAAGGAACTCAATGACGAGTCCGATTTCGAAGCGTTAGCTTCACCGGACGGTTACATCTCCATATGCGGCTTCGGTTCTCTCCTCTCCG AGAAAAGTGCCAGAAGCACGTTCCCTGACCTTATTAACTTCAGGATAGCCAAGTTAACTGGCTTCCGCCGTGTCTTCACGATTGTCGGAGGTTTCTTCTTCACTCACGGCATTGCCAATATCAAAACTCAG ATACCAGCTTATATAGAAAGAGAAAGGGAATATCGATTTTTGGCT GTTTTTCCTGAATCACTGGATGGGGAGCCTTTTGCCAATCCAGCA GTCCTTTGTGCCTCTTACACCGATGAGGAATTCTTTAAATTTAGATGCAAAG AGAGCAAGGAAGTATACTTTCAACAATATGGAGAATATGAAGTCCACAAAATTTGGCGGGATGATGTTTTACCATGCCGTGTTTATCTTCGTCACTG CGTGCTGGCAGCAAAAAGCCTTGGTGATGAAGCATACAATAATTTTCTGGACCACACGTACCTGTCAGACCGTGAAACAAGCATACGCAAGTACTTTGAAAGAGTAGGTTCAAGCATCATGGATGAAGAGCCTCCTCAGTCTTTGAAAACTCGTTACGGTGGTTGA
- the LOC112703612 gene encoding phospholipase D zeta 1, whose product MVMHLPKFSKDDNSRKCCLSDCFRCCNDNWQKVWAVLKPGFLALLADPFDVQPLDIIAFDVLPSSDGNVDHRQSLAQEMKDRNPLRHSFKVTCGNRCIRVRVKSSAKVKDWVTAINDAGLKPPEGWCHPHRYGSYAPPRGLIKDGSQAQWFVDGRAAFEAIASSIKDAKSEIFICGWWLCPELYLKRPFHAHASSRLDNLLEARAKQGVQIFVLIYKEVALALKINSSYSRRKLLSIHENVRVLRYPDHFSTGVYLWSHHEKLVIVDHQICFIGGLDLCFGRYDTPEHKVGDLPPIIWPGKDYYNPRESEPNSWEDMMKDELDRGKYPRMPWHDVHCALWGPPCRDIARHFVQRWNFAKRNKAPNEQAIPLLMPRHHMVIPHYLGKDTEVKIEYRNNDNNRTMMREDSFSSATDDIPLLLPRESGGLNTSEEDPRSGSSSFSYLRDQTASRLSSGLSFSLWKTRVEPLSSDTPMKGFVDNLDGVQVRHQRKMSLDRVSLGDVQNSDQEWWKTPGPGEHGGFAEDSGQVGPRVSCRCQVIRSVTQWSAGTSQTEESIHKAYCSLIEKAEYFIYIENQFFISGLSRDDVIRNRVSEALYQRIRRAYDDKKTFRVIIVIPLLPGFQGGLDDSGAASVRAIMHWQYRTICRGQNSILHNLYELLGSKMHDYISFFGLRAYGRLCDSVPLVTSQIYVHSKIMIIDDCTCLIGSANINDRSLLGSRDSEIGVVIEDRELIDSYMDGKPWKAGKFSLTLRLSLWSEHLGLGAGEANQIMDPVVDSTYNDIWLARAKENTKIYQDVFSCVPNDVIHNRYAFRQSVAFWKDKIGHSTIDLGIAPKKLEYHHDGVTESIDPMERLASVKGHLVSFPLEFMSLENLRPAFNEGEFYAAQVFH is encoded by the exons ATGGTGATGCATCTGCCAAAATTTTCAAAGGATGATAATTCCAGAAAGTGTTGTTTGTCTGATTGTTTTCGTTGTTGTAATGATAACTGGCAGAAG GTTTGGGCAGTACTGAAACCTGGATTCTTGGCACTGCTAGCAGATCCTTTTGATGTACAACCTTTGGACATTATTGCTTTTGATGTACTACCTTCCTCGGATGGGAATGTGGATCATCGTCAATCACTGGCACAAGAAATGAAGGATCGAAATCCCTTGCGCCATTCATTTAAG GTAACTTGTGGAAACCGGTGTATTAGAGTTAGAGTAAAAAGTAGTGCTAAAGTTAAAGATTGGGTCACTGCAATTAATGATGCTGGACTCAAGCCCCCTGAAGGATGGTGTCATCCCCACCGCTATGGTTCTTATGCTCCTCCAAGAGGCTTAATCAAAGATGGAAGTCAGGCTCAATGGTTTGTAGATGGTCGTGCCGCATTTGAGGCAATTGCTTCTTCAATCAAGGATGCAAAATCAGAG ATATTTATTTGTGGCTGGTGGTTGTGCCCAGAACTGTATCTAAAGCGCCCTTTTCATGCTCATGCTTCATCAAGGCTTGATAATTTGCTGGAAGCAAGAGCTAAGCAAGGGGTCCAG ATTTTCGTTCTTATCTACAAAGAGGTAGCCCTTGCTTTGAAAATCAATAGTTCTTATAGCAGGAGAAAGCTTCTTAGCATTCACGAGAATGTGAGGGTATTACGCTATCCTGACCACTTTTCTACTGGTGTTTACCTGTG GTCGCATCATGAGAAACTTGTGATTGTTGACCACCAGATTTGCTTTATTGGAGGACTGGATTTGTGCTTTGGTCGTTATGACACCCCTGAACATAAAGTTGGGGATCTCCCTCCTATTATCTGGCCAGGAAAGGACTATTATAATCCAAG GGAATCCGAACCAAATTCATGGGAAGATATGATGAAAGATGAATTGGACCGTGGAAAATACCCGCGTATGCCTTGGCATGATGTTCATTGTGCACTTTGGGGGCCACCTTGTCGTGACATAGCGAGGCACTTTGTTCAGAGATGGAATTTTGCCAAG AGgaacaaagctccaaatgagcaAGCGATACCATTACTTATGCCTCGGCATCATATGGTTATTCCACATTACTTGGGAAAGGACACAGAGGTGAAGATTGAATACAGGAATAATGACAACAACAGAACCATGATGAGGGAAGACTCCTTTAGCTCAGCAACTGATGATATTCCTTTACTATTGCCTCGGGAGTCTGGTGGGCTCAATACTTCTGAAGAAGACCCCAGAAGCGGGTCAAGCTCATTTTCATATCTGCGTGACCAGACTGCTAGTAGGCTCAGCAGCGGTCTTTCTTTCTCTTTATGGAAGACCAGAGTTGAACCACTTAGTTCTGATACACCAATGAAGGGTTTTGTAGACAATCTTGATGGTGTGCAAGTGCGtcatcaaaggaaaatgtctctGGATAGAGTATCTCTTGGTGATGTCCAGAATTCAGATCAAGAGTGGTGGAAAACACCAGGACCTGGTGAGCATGGAGGTTTTGCAGAAGACTCTGGACAAGTTGGCCCTCGTGTTTCGTGTCGTTGTCAG GTTATTAGGAGTGTCACTCAATGGTCAGCTGGAACAAGCCAAACCGAAGAAAGCATCCACAAGGCATATTGCTCTCTAATTGAGAAGGCAGAATATTTCATCTACATTGAG AATCAATTTTTTATCTCAGGTCTTTCACGGGATGATGTAATACGAAATCGTGTATCAGAAGCTTTATATCAACGGATTAGGCGAGCTTATGATGATAAGAAAACTTTTAGGGTTATAATTGTCATACCTCTCCTTCCTGGCTTCCAG GGGGGCCTGGACGACAGTGGTGCGGCCTCTGTGAGAGCCATAATGCACTGGCAGTATAGAACTATCTGCCGAGGACAGAATTCTATATTACATAATTTGTATGAACTTCTTGGTTCAAAAATGCATGACTATATCTCTTTCTTCGGCCTCAGGGCATATGGTAGACTTTGTGATAGCGTTCCCTTGGTAACCAGCCAG ATCTATGTTCACAGCAAAATCATGATTATTGATGATTGTACATGTTTGATTGGATCTGCTAATATCAATGATAGGAGTTTACTTGGCTCCAGAGATTCTGAG ATTGGTGTAGTTATAGAAGACAGAGAACTGATTGATTCCTATATGGATGGAAAGCCTTGGAAGGCAGGAAAATTCTCCTTGACTCTCCGATTGTCACTATGGTCTGAGCATTTAGGTCTTGGAGCAGGAGAG GCCAATCAAATAATGGATCCAGTTGTTGACTCTACCTACAATGACATTTGGTTGGCAAGAGCAAAG GAAAATACTAAAATTTACCAGGATGTCTTTTCTTGTGTTCCTAATGATGTGATACACAACAG ATATGCTTTCCGACAAAGCGTTGCTTTTTGGAAAGACAAGATAGGTCACAGTACTATTGATCTAGGGATAGCTCCAAAAAAGTTAGAATATCATCATGACGGAGTTACTGAGAGCATTGATCCCATGGAGAGGTTAGCGTCAGTGAAAGGTCACCTTGTTAGTTTCCCCCTGGAGTTCATGAGCTTAGAAAATCTAAGACCTGCTTTCAATGAAGGCGAGTTCTATGCTGCCCAAGTTTTCCATTGA